TGATATAATTtcatagatatagatagatatagacagGCTCATCTGTGTTTATTTGAGGAACTGCGTGTCGTTCCACGATTGACAGAGCTGCGTCTCTTGTCGCCGTTTTGCGCGACTTACGCCGAGGGTTTCCTCGAGGCTTGGCAGTGGCTGCGAGGCCTGTTGGCTTTTGTCCGGCTGCTCCCCTTCCGGGCtttctgcggctcgccgttCCTCGATGTGCAGGGTCATGAGCATCCACGCGCCGAagctcgcgctgccttcctGCTCGTGGTTGCTGGCGTtcttctcctgtctctcgcgcctcgcgacgAGAAGGTCGATGGTgttcgcagcgccgccgcgcgtttgCTCTGCGTGTGGGTCGAGCAGCACGCCGTCGAcgccctccagcgccgcggggagcggcggcggaagcgccccgagcgccgaagaggcgacggcgaccaaCTGCGCccaccgctgccgcgcgtcgagcgccgcatTCAAgttcgccgcctcgacgcccTGTCGGCTtcccgcgtccgccgcctcgactgcgcagctcgcgacGACCCCGAGAAACGCCAGCGCGCGCATCGTGTGCAGCGCCGTGAACACCCAGGGCAGCAGCGATAAAATCGCCTTCTTCACCTCCCCCccggccgcgtcctcgacTGCCGCGCCGTTGGCGCCCtgagcgccgtcgcctgcggcctcgggAGTCGTTTGTGTCGCGGAGTGTCTCTCGAAAaccagcggcgcgagggagctcggaagcagcgccgcgagactcTGGCACAGATCGTCCACGACGTCCAgcgagaaggacgcagagagagtgcacgcgctcgcgctctccaggagcttcgtcgtctgccgcagcgccgacaCCACCAGCGGATACGCGCTGCCGTTTGGGGCGCCCAGCTGCTccagcggagaaggcgacgcggccgcggcctctgggcGCCAGGTCCGCAGGTGATACAGGAAaagcgagagggcgcgcccgagccgcgagacgctCAACACACTCGACACTAACCAGCGAATGAAGCCCTGCTCCTTCACGATGCTCTGCGAAACACAGAAATCCCAAAGCACCCAGGAATAAAAGCCACGCAACTAAAAACGAACGCGAAAGGAGTCGGGGGCCCGCTGGATAGAGCGCAGAAGGccgccagcagacgcgccagcTAGGCAGAGAGCCCTAAACTCAAAAAACGGAATCTGGGAGGGAAGCACCCGCTGTTTCCACTTGCcttccgctctccgccgccgttctTTTCAAAGCTCCACTCACCCTGGGGTTCGCCGTGGCGTCCGCGAAGAGGGGCTGTATGTATACGGCGTGAATGTGGTTAAGATAGAGGAAGCAGTTGTAGGCTCCGGCGTGCAGCGAGAGGACGCCTTCCGTGCTGCGTTCAATTTGTCCCGCGTACTCTTCGGGgagcgcgagccgcagcaggcgcagctttTCGTCTCGGCAGCCGAGTAGGACGGTTTTCTGCGCACTCTGCAGACTCAGCGACGCCACCTGAACTTGCGCCGCTTccacgtcctccgccgcggcgggcggaagcggcgcgtctccagcGTCACCCTCGgccgtctctccctcctccggATCGCCaccttcgcgcgcctcgctcccgTCTCCCAGCGCCTCCACCCCAGACGGCGCAagcttcgccgcagccgcgccgcacatcccccgcagcctcgcgcccgcctggtTCTTGAGCGTGTAGACGCGCTGccaccgcggcgccgtgAGCGACTGAAGCTGTTCAGTCTTGGCACGCAGGTGGCGATTCTccgtctgcagctcctccatcgctgcgcgctgaagcagaaaaacagaGCGAGCGACTCCGGCACGAGGCTGCGCGACAGCGAACGCGGATGGCGAACGGCAACAGCGCAGCCAAGACTCGAGGCGATTCCCCCGCCGACGCGACTCCGCGACACAACATCCTCCACACTCAAAACACAATAAGGCacatatgtagatatatatatatatatatatatatatatatatatacggaGACAGAGGTAAACAGATACATGGACGCACACAGAAAGATAGACATGCGTGTGGATGTTTAGATCTATgtggcgcagaggcctcctcgtccgcttGGGGTTAGAAGGTTCCGTTTACGTATTCGACAAAGAATGCCTTGCAGCGCTCCTGGACACCCTTCCCACGGAGGCAGgtgtgcgcgcggcggagcggctCTTTTTGAAATCTGGTCTGGAGTCGTGGCGCTTACGTTCtttgcttctttttctttgaAGACGTGCGAGAGGCGATCGAAGGCTTGCTGGAAAGTGAGCCTCGCAGTGTTCGTTTCGTGGAGCTGCGCCACCAGTCTCTCCAAAATCTGCTGCTGCGAGTCGATGATGCCCATCTGCGTCTTGTGCTGATCCTCGTACGTctggagcagctgcgcgtcctctgcagcttccaCCTGCACAGCCGCGCACGAAAAAGCCAGCCAACACGTGCAGACCCCCACAAAAAAAGCCTCCATCTACAGACTCGGCCGAGGGCATATCCACACACACATCTGGCTCAACGGCAAAAAACGAGCGGCGGGGGTTCGACGGCAGCTCAGACTTGAGCAACGCACGCACCTGAGCACAGCGGCCTCACAATCTCCGACTGCAACCTAAAGTGGGCTTTAAGATGAGAAAGGTGCACTttgagagagagggagagggacggggagagggagagatccagagagagagagccgtCCCAGGCGCACGTCCTGCGTACCTCGAGTTCATCGATGCGTTCGTTGGCTTGATTCTTAAACTCGAGAAGCGcgttcgcttcctcttccttgGCGTTCTTCTGCGTGCAGACCTCGAGAAGCAGTTGCTTCAGCTGCACGAACGTCTTGTCATAGTGCAGGATTCgctcgcggagctgctgcatgTCCAGATGCTGCCGCTGTGAGTCACGCAACTCGACCTGCTGGCGCGCGAATTCTTCGCGAAGATTCGCGATTTCCAGCTCTTTGTCAATGAGCTGCACagagaacgaagaaaaatcgagagacgcgcgtcACACGCAATCAGCAAGCTGTCATGCACATACAAGGACTCTCACGCGTGCGAGGGAGACCCGCACATAGcccggccgcagcctcgtctgcagaagcagcgaaaAGACGACGAGAGGAGACATTGCATCACCAAGAAAGAGTGCGGTGACACTCCCTTGCGGTAGAGTGTGTATTGTTTGGATTTCCATGGTAAAGAGAGCTTCTTTCTGGGGCTCCTCGTCAAGTCCCTTTCAGATCGCGGAGCAGAGGCATTGTCTGCCCCTGTGTGTTCGGTGGAAGTCTTGAAGAACTCACGAGGTTCTCATACTGAAGCTTGAtgtcggcggcgagctcctTATTTCGCTCAGCTTGCAGCAAGgccgtctccttctccaCAGCTGCCGCCTCGAGGCCCTCCTACGAAAAAAGggaaaagaagaggcgccggGATAGAAATATCAGAGAACCGTCATTTACACACGGCCGTTTCACTGAAAtacgagcgcgcgcgagaaagagggaTGCTTTGATCACATGAGGCTCCCATATTGATGTGTTGTCCTCCAACGCacgctcctctctcgcatCGCGTCGCCGAAGCACGCCGAGAAACGCCTTCAGTTTCTCTGGGAAAAAGAGCTCAAAGAGGAAAGACCAAGAGGAGGGACGAGCTGCGCCACAGAGCAATGCCTCACTCCTCCTTCGCTCGCCGCATGAGGAGACTGCGTTGAATGTGGACGCCTGCATGCGAAAGCGAGGACTTTGTCGCAGAAGAGGGAAGTCGGAAAACGACGAAGACACGTACCTCGAGCGTCGCGATATCATCCTCCTGTTGCTTCAGCTGGAGAGACAGTTGGTCGCGTTCCTGCAGGGatccgcagagaagagaacaaAACGGCATcagcttcctctcgcgcgtcgcggcagctgcgtcagCTGCAGCGTGGATGCGAGGCAGAGATTCAAGTGCAGCGCGCCGGGCAAGGAAGAGGAAAGTCTCCTTACGCGAGTGAGAGTTGCGACGCGCTCGTCGTCGGTCATGCCTTGTTCGGCCTGCATCAGGCGCACAGTGAGGTCGGCGATTCTCTTCTCAGCAGTGCTGAgctgcacgcagacgcagagagacaagaAGAACGTAATTCAAGCGACGCGAGTTGCACGGATGGCAAAACGGAAGGTCAAACGCGGATTATCCCTTTGCACACCGCTGCACTTGCTCACTCTCGCGTggcttcctcgtcctcaCTGCCGCTCAACCCAACCGCTGCCTCCACAGGCCTGGCTCCTCTCCTTCCGTTTCAGCTTTTGCAGAGCCGACGCGTTCGCGACCCCTTCCACGGCACCGTTGTCTCGTGCTGCCTTTTTTAGTTTCCGCTACGCAATCTCTCCGCTAGTCTtccctctcgtcttcgctgcgagTATCCTGACTGCGATAGCGACTGAAACTAGGATTGTCAACTGACTGGACATCGATATGACTAGCCATACAACTCCGAGAACTGTAAACCTAAGGGCTGGTCGGTGGCGACGCGGCTACGTCGTCCCTCGCCTTGCCTTCCCTCCATCGCTTCCCTGGTCACCAAAGTCCTACGCACAACTCCCCTCCCCTGCCCCCCGCCCCTGGGTGAGAGTCACGCAGTCCTTTGacaaggagagaaagagtcGCTCGTGTGCAAGGCGTCCTACAGatggccgcgcgcggcgagagccaTCGCTCTCTCCTTTGGCAGAAGCGCGCCTCCTAGCCCGTGGAGGCTTTCCTGGGTTCCCAGTCGCAGTCTCCGTGGATTTAGCTCTCTTACCTGGTCTTGCAGTCCCTGAATCTCCTTTTTTTTCATCTCGAGCTcgtgcgcagccgcgacggcatcggtggcggccgcggcgacgccgccgcctcggcgcccggcgagagagggctcgccgtcgaggcGGATCTCGGGCGACATGAAGCCACTGCGTGAAGAACCAAGTCCTCTAGTCAGAAGCGGGGAGAGCGTTGCAGTCCCCAGGCGCCCgttggcgctcgcgccgagcgtaggcgacggcagcgaggcacCTTGAGCTTCCGCGGGCTTGTCGggttcgccgcccgcgctggcctctcgcgcattcggcgtcttctccacCGCTGCGCCAGAGCCTGAGCGAAACAGATTCAGCTGTGGAGCGTCCGCAGGTGCCGCGTTCTCCGAGGGGCCTGTGAGCGAGGGCGAATGAGGCAccgccgaagaaggcagcTTTTGGAAAGACGCACGTCGCTCCTGCAAACCCTGCAACGTGCTGGcctgccgcgacggcgcgcggctcggctgccgcgaagaagcgcgagatACCGCCGCGTCAGCGGGCTCGGAGACACCGCCCCCTgcggcttccgcggcctcctgcgccgcggcttcgtcggccgcccgcgtctcATCGTCTGTGTAGTAGTCTTCCTTCTCGGCATCGAACTTGTAATACCGCTGGGTCTCGTCGTCCCAGTACAGCTGCTGgctgccgtcctcctccgccatGGCGCTTCAGCTCAGtcaaggggggggggggggggcgggcaaCCGCAGGCAGTTCTTGTAAAGCGAGACGGCaacgcgccctctgcggacgcgctcGGGCACAGCGGGCACAaaggcctcctcctccgctcttCGCGACAACAGCCACTGGCGTttcagcggcagccgcgggctGGTAAAAGGACTCTCAGTGGCGGGCGCTGGACATTAGCGGCTCACTACATGGGCGCTCGCAGATGGCCGTTGCGCCTCGCGAAGCCTCGCGAAACGCACCGCCACGATACGTGTAAGGGTACGGACAAGAAGAGCGTCCTCAGGAACAAAGCGCCCGACGCGCTTGCAAACAACGTCAAAGAAGCGCCCGCGGACACTCCGGGTTTGCAATGAGAGAACCCGGGAGACGAAGTGCCTTCCGCACACCACGACGTGCAGAAAATCcttcacacacacgcgcttCGCTACCGAGAAGCACTCTCCTCACGAATGTGTGGGCGTCCTCTCAGCATGGAAAAGCTGTGACAACAAACAGTTGAAAGCGtcgcgacgcccgccgccgttTACCCCTCCTTGCTTTGGTACGGGGCTGCTGAAAAAAGCAGTTGTTCAGACCCCAAATGCCGTCTCAGAGAGCAACACGCCAGGCTGTTTGCTCCCTCTGAAGGCAAAATAATAGATCGGGGTTTTCGTAAGCTTTCTCCCCGCCTCAGTGCACCTGGAGAAAGGGGAGGGTGGTGAACCGTCAAAGCGGGTTCGCCCCGAAACGATCAACTTAGAGAAGCAGGTCGAAAGGGAACGTCAAGCAGCAGCTAGCCGTCCCAATTAGCCGAGTAAAACAAATATATGAAACGGAAAATGACAGCAGACGAGTGCCGGCAACGAAGTCTGAAGAACAGCAAAGCGTTCATCAGAGCTGTCCCGTCTCTTCCCGGGTCGTGTGTTAAAGAATGGGTAACGGAAACCAGAGGCTTCCCGTTCCCTTCTAAAAAGGGACCGAAACCAATGGTAGGAAAACGGAGAAGCTGCTTATCAATGCGAGGAAAAATCAATATAAGGGAGCCTCGTATGCAACAGCAACCGGCCTACCAGCCAAGTACGCTGTTGTTTCGTTAGCACGCTCTCTGTCCGTGCTCCCCAGCCAGGTTCATGGCGCCGGACCCCTCCCGTTGAGTCATTCAGACGGTTTCGCGCACATTCCGCCGCACTGCGCAAAGAACCCTTCTCGATCGGGACTCGCAGTGATGAAGAATGGCGGGACACAGCGGTTCGACTGGTCTCACCGTCAAAAGAGTGTCGGTTTAAACGATTCCAAGCCCTTCGAGTCATCACACCTCCTGTGCAATCACTATCGGGGGCCGGCCACTGTCGCGCCAAGCTCTCAGGAAAAACGCCCGCAGCATCTACAAGCGTGAAGTCTCGCACACCGGTGGAGTGTGGTTTTCCCTCGAGCGTGAGAGGGAGACCCAAGTCTCCACTAGAGTGCGTTTTCCGTCTCTGCGCCACAATCTGCAGACCAGGCAGGGAGCGTCACCCAGCCTCCCTGCCTGTCGATGTCTGTAGTAGAGCGCCAGCCTGTATCAAAGCGGGACGTGGAAGTGGCTTCCCTTCCGACTTTGAGAGAGGCGGCGTGTGTCGTGAGCGCGTTGTAGGATATATGGCAACACTGCAAAGCGCGTCTCACTCATTTTGTTGAGACGGCGCATGCAAAAGGCGAGACTGTGTGGTAATGCATCACTGTGTGGCGAGGCAAAGCCTCACTCTAATATAGCTGCAGTAGGGGTGGCCTGTGGATAGACTTCGGCCGTCGGGATGTCGGCATGCCTGGCGACTCACACGGCAGAACTCTTACATGATACTGCCCTGCTAGACACGGAAAAACCGGAATGAATGTGCTGACAGACCAGATGAGGGATGCAGACGGGACATCAGTGTCAATGTGTGGGCAGCGAGGCCCCGGAATCTATACATTCCGTTTTGTGCTCTACACGCAGTGTGGTGCCCCGAAGACGCTCGTAGTCATGGTTTTGCTACCCGCACTCCGACAGACGCCTGGTTCGCTTCTGCTGTGCCTCGTCCGAACTCGAGTGCTTCCTACCGGCTTGCCACAAGGCTATATCTCGCGCCATTTGGTATGCTGGACCGCTGCGCACTGAGCGCTGCTTATGTAGCATAAAAACTGTTTCTTGACAAAAGCAGAGTCTGCAACGCACCGCGGCACGGATGCGGCACAAAGCATGACACGTATCCGAATGCACGGACAGTATGAGTAGACAAAAAACATGAGCCCCTTCTATTATTGCTTCCTGACCCGGCAAGGTAAAAGGAAGCGAACTCTCCCCTCCAACTGCGGAACCATACACCAAGCATCAGAGGCACGTCAGGCTTGCTGATTGTATCTTCGCAAAAAATGAAACACAAAAACGAGCCAGCCAAGTGTGAAGTGTGAAACCTCGGCGCCCTAACTGCAAAGCTgtgccgccctcgctctTGTAGTGCTGCGCTACTTCAAAACTAGTCTTTCGCACTTTCTGTCCTTGTCCACGCTCGATTACCCCCTACTCACACGTGAGCCATGCAAAATTGCTGTGTTGCTAGACACAAGAAATAGTTGGTGTATCTTAGGTGGCTGTATAGCGCAGGTCGGCATGCGACCCACATCCCTGTTTAGATACACTAACGTCGCCGTAGAGTTCGCTGGCGTGCAGTTTCCACTACCAACTGGCGGAAAGCCGCGCGGTGCTCCTCTGCCTGCTCCTGATCGGCAAGCAGCTGATCTGCCCCGCTGCTTCGATAATCATACTTCGCATCCATCAACTGACTCATCAGCGTCCACATGCGTAAAGTTTCTTGCGGCAGCGCATCCTTGCTTTCAGTCTGCCGTGTCGATGCGCCCGAGACGTCGAAGCTTTGGTCCAAATACGCAGGATCCGTCAGGGCATGCACGAGAATCTGCGGACACAACAACCGCAAATCTTCGTATACCAGTTGGTGGCAGCCAGTTTGAGTGTCTCTCCCAACACACTCGGAACTgtccggcggagacgccgctgcccaACTCCTTGAGAGTTTCGCGCCCACTTGTTTGCTTCCATGAATCACCGCATACTCTGATCGACCACATCTTTAGCATGGCGAGCCGCAGTCACTCAGCAAAGGTTCCTAGTTGACTAGAGTTCTTCACCTCATCATTTTTCGAGCCGTTAGATATGAAGCCGACCCAATGTAAGGAACGACATCTCTCTTCGCGCTACGCTTGACACTTTTGGTGGGCTACGACAACCCAGCCGCCGTAACAGAACCTCTATCTCTTGGACTAACGGTCCAAGTGCTCACCTTGGCGACATCGTTGCGAGATATCGTCTGCCCCGGCACTGAGTCGAGGACGTCGTTCACGCCAACCACCAGGTCCGATCCTTCAGGACCATCTGACAGTTCGCCAGCTGGCATtcgaaaagaagaaaaaaatcAAGAGCGTACGTCTTGTGAGGCGAAAACCTTCAGTCGGCGATTCACTGACTACAGACCTAAAGTGAAGAGCCGTAGCACCGCCGAAGCCGGCAGAGGGTCCTCTGCCGGGCGGCAACACCCCTCGTTCCAACGCCTGTCCCAGCAGCATGCATCTCCACTGCCAACTGACCGAGCTTACGCGGATGAACGATTGTGTACGAAATGCCACTTTTCACGAGATATCGCTCGCTTCGACGTTTCCACAAGAGAAGGTCGCCACCGACTTGTCCACGCCGGAACTTGCTTCTGTGCCTTCCTCGCTGATTTAACTGATGATTCGGGTCGGTACCTCCCTGGAGGCAAACGTAGGACACAGAAATCTCGATACTGCAATGCGACACAAAGCGGCGCACCTGAAAGACGTGGACCGGAAAGGAGTCACGGCCACGCATCCGATTGGGTCCTTGTGTGTCCTCCCAGGAAAGACGAAGTCTTCCCTGCTTGCATGTGCCTGTTCACGAATGTGCTGCTGGCAGCTGGCGCTATCACACAATAGAGGACTTTGCAGCCAGATGCGTCAACCGTGTTGAGGCCATCAGGCCCCTCTCCCCGCGAAAACTACTTCGGCCGTCTCTCGAAAACCTACGTCTGGCTCCCTCGACGCACGACTGTCCCCTGCCCAAGATCGCGCGCGAAACTTCACCCTCGCGCTACAATCTTGTGGCTCACCATCATGCTGCACAGAATCACGTGCATAGCGGAGCTCTCCTTGGCTGCGTCCATAATGTTCTTCTGGCCAAGCCAGTCGATTTCTCGTGGGTACCCTCCCACATAATCATACACAAGTTCCTGAGGCAGACGGCATCTTgaggcgtccgccgcgcctctctcagtCGTGTCTGTGGACATTTTGCagctcgctgcttctccaggCTCAGCGGGTTTCCCTTTCAGCCCCTCTTGGTGGACGCACGCGTGTTGGGCTTGCAAAGGCACCAAACTTTCTCTCTTCCGGTTCCACGCTGTCCCCCCGTCGGGACTGCCGTCTTCAGAGGCCGTGTCactcgctggcgccgtcTCCACCTGCGTTcgttcgtcttcttcagcgagcggagaagcagcgttcgccgcgtctgctgcgccctctCTGGGCTCCACAAGCGTCAGCCTCcgacgcctcgcctcctgtgCCGCAGGATTCTTGGGCAGGAGACCGCCGGGAAGGCAGCCAAAGCACGAAGTGAAGCGCTTGgccccgccagcggcgaacGGTGACGTGTTTGACGGAGGGGCACAAAAGGCGCCGCCAGCTCCGTGAGGGTGTGGAGATTCTTTTTGCCCTCCATCCAGGCGATGTGCGTCTTGAGCCTGGCGGTCGTGCAACGGGCTgtgtgcgcgcgccgagTTCACCTCTGCGGACAGGgcgttcgccttccgcaaatcgctctgcgcgggactgccgcgagccgcgcgagcggctggcTTCTCCGCGAAGCCGTCTCGAGGTAACGTCCCGTCTCGAGCCACGAGCCGCAAGTCTCCGCTCTTGTAGCGGCCAGGCGCCTGGGCGTCCTTACCGGCCCTTTTGCCAGCAAACTGCGTCCTGCTACCCTGCCCTGCGCGCAACATGCGGAGCGGGCTGCAGCCCCTTGTTTGCAGCTCCGTCTGACCGGGATCTGACCCacccgccagcgacgcggcagccaaggggggcgcgaggcgaaccgGCGCGAAATGCGACGAGATGCAGATGACGACGGCGTCGAACAAGCTCTCTGACGGCTGAATAGTCAGCAGCCGCTGTTCAATCTCCCAGAGGCGCGACTTGTACTGCGCCGCAAGCTTGCCGCGTTCCGGCCCCGCGGTGGCTGCCAGCAGTGCGCGTTTCGCGTGCAAACGGACCTGCTGGTACCGCAACCAGGCATGCCGATAGAGTTCCTCTTGCTtggcagctgcagacgcgtgcGAAGGCGAGGTCGCGGGGCGGGAAGCGCGCGCGATGCCGAAAACctcgcgcaccgccgcctcTTTACGCACGTCGCACACAGCAATGTCGGAGCGGCAGAGCTGGGGTTCTGCGCAGAAATCGCAGGAAAATGACCTTGAAAAACAGCCATTGCCCAGTGTGAGCAACGAAGGGGCGGAATGCAGGCAGACAAAACGTCCCGCGATGGCAGGCCCCCCGGAGAAACAGCTCTCCGTACCGGCATGTGCAGCCATCGAGAGAGGCTACGAGCCCTAAACCAGCCCCTCAGCTACGCGCAATGTGCCATAAAAACGGTGTCGGCATCAGAGCAAATCCTGCGGTCGTGCAGCCGTAGCTGTAGAACTCGTAAGAGGCCTGTGTGCGGGTCACGCAGAACTCTGCAGAGAGTGGGGTTCCGTAGCGGGTGTTTtgca
This DNA window, taken from Besnoitia besnoiti strain Bb-Ger1 chromosome III, whole genome shotgun sequence, encodes the following:
- a CDS encoding hypothetical protein (encoded by transcript BESB_050670), with the protein product MEQRGGGTCAAGSEAARDTSEAMAVAAGPQTHSLTASRLEPAPADTRRASSEEDAAAGALRVSALRDSPASAVSPQLSPRHVRNPGGEEELAQLLSHTLRPKSLRVLVAGCGSQLGRLVFQRLLHIEQESGRRWLHVTGLASNTAARTALMKEEPQLCRSDIAVCDVRKEAAVREVFGIARASRPATSPSHASAAAKQEELYRHAWLRYQQVRLHAKRALLAATAGPERGKLAAQYKSRLWEIEQRLLTIQPSESLFDAVVICISSHFAPVRLAPPLAAASLAGGSDPGQTELQTRGCSPLRMLRAGQGSRTQFAGKRAGKDAQAPGRYKSGDLRLVARDGTLPRDGFAEKPAARAARGSPAQSDLRKANALSAEVNSARAHSPLHDRQAQDAHRLDGGQKESPHPHGAGGAFCAPPSNTSPFAAGGAKRFTSCFGCLPGGLLPKNPAAQEARRRRLTLVEPREGAADAANAASPLAEEDERTQVETAPASDTASEDGSPDGGTAWNRKRESLVPLQAQHACVHQEGLKGKPAEPGEAASCKMSTDTTERGAADASRCRLPQELVYDYVGGYPREIDWLGQKNIMDAAKESSAMHVILCSMMGGTDPNHQLNQRGRHRSKFRRGQVGGDLLLWKRRSERYLVKSGISYTIVHPPGELSDGPEGSDLVVGVNDVLDSVPGQTISRNDVAKILVHALTDPAYLDQSFDVSGASTRQTESKDALPQETLRMWTLMSQLMDAKYDYRSSGADQLLADQEQAEEHRAAFRQLVVETARQRTLRRR
- a CDS encoding hypothetical protein (encoded by transcript BESB_050660); this translates as MAEEDGSQQLYWDDETQRYYKFDAEKEDYYTDDETRAADEAAAQEAAEAAGGGVSEPADAAVSRASSRQPSRAPSRQASTLQGLQERRASFQKLPSSAVPHSPSLTGPSENAAPADAPQLNLFRSGSGAAVEKTPNAREASAGGEPDKPAEAQGASLPSPTLGASANGRLGTATLSPLLTRGLGSSRSGFMSPEIRLDGEPSLAGRRGGGVAAAATDAVAAAHELEMKKKEIQGLQDQLSTAEKRIADLTVRLMQAEQGMTDDERVATLTRERDQLSLQLKQQEDDIATLEEGLEAAAVEKETALLQAERNKELAADIKLQYENLLIDKELEIANLREEFARQQVELRDSQRQHLDMQQLRERILHYDKTFVQLKQLLLEVCTQKNAKEEEANALLEFKNQANERIDELEVEAAEDAQLLQTYEDQHKTQMGIIDSQQQILERLVAQLHETNTARLTFQQAFDRLSHVFKEKEAKNRAAMEELQTENRHLRAKTEQLQSLTAPRWQRVYTLKNQAGARLRGMCGAAAAKLAPSGVEALGDGSEAREGGDPEEGETAEGDAGDAPLPPAAAEDVEAAQVQVASLSLQSAQKTVLLGCRDEKLRLLRLALPEEYAGQIERSTEGVLSLHAGAYNCFLYLNHIHAVYIQPLFADATANPRSIVKEQGFIRWLVSSVLSVSRLGRALSLFLYHLRTWRPEAAAASPSPLEQLGAPNGSAYPLVVSALRQTTKLLESASACTLSASFSLDVVDDLCQSLAALLPSSLAPLVFERHSATQTTPEAAGDGAQGANGAAVEDAAGGEVKKAILSLLPWVFTALHTMRALAFLGVVASCAVEAADAGSRQGVEAANLNAALDARQRWAQLVAVASSALGALPPPLPAALEGVDGVLLDPHAEQTRGGAANTIDLLVARRERQEKNASNHEQEGSASFGAWMLMTLHIEERRAAESPEGEQPDKSQQASQPLPSLEETLGAVYRVKGLLAEAAELQSAKFIPDRSFQTLLAFAAALDPTQARGPPSLRTRLVGDRVWQKASAGVRARVAEAAQVEKTLAELREEDADLKAQLQQQEATLAEKQELTDKWERLYSSARPKAEKYDQLENEFQRILKEKSSYVHMLDAARRRIEQHSTEAHQLRHDKRELSIHLQELNKRLEALRKVSLSAATGGGDSEQIQMLRNIIRKQELELLDVRLAGAAKQIARQELDVLETLQELSRGGTDRISRASSSLSQDLRAEDSLPVSSQASLKFGVHFSSFQQRALVHQQTLKMQIEEVEADALDISGPEAGVQMLDEYRRLQNAVLLHAFQIPIWNPSAPPDENRAKLRKYRNEHDALQLQMLSLTKRIDRLFARLAGGVHGGFGDHANLSTSRYIRQFTSLANVVSPASCAAPALLSQLSSSPLASAPGEARVAKGEESLEGLEEANAAQRAREAIQSVATLAVQKTPVMRVTLPGEPEWLKHASATKLLPKENAAEKGNKGAPSASAGARAETHFVQKLVVTEEQLAELYRKIAGL